In one window of uncultured Sphaerochaeta sp. DNA:
- a CDS encoding zinc-binding dehydrogenase, protein MEKKMMKGAKLPGNSTVAFGEFEIPKPGYGQVLVKTKCSTICGSDIRAIYREHLGKGPEGYQNVIAGHEPCGQIVEEGEGLKRFKKGDRVVVYHISGCGVCHECRQGYMISCTSDKRAAYGWQRDGGMAEYMLCDEKDLVYLPEELTYADGAQVACGFGTVYEAIEKVGVSGNDAVLVVGLGPVGLAALMLAKAMGANKLIGIESQSARIELAKKLGLVDHVFTPAEDNVAQIKALTGGNGVERAFDCSASDAGRATAIRATRKWGKIALVGEGGTVHFNPSEDMLHDQKTVYGSWVTSIWKMEDLVERLVRWGIHPEELITHRFPLEKADEAYALMASGACGKVAVCFDEELPS, encoded by the coding sequence ATGGAAAAGAAGATGATGAAGGGAGCAAAGCTTCCAGGAAACAGTACAGTAGCATTCGGTGAGTTCGAGATTCCCAAGCCGGGGTATGGACAGGTGCTGGTTAAGACCAAGTGCAGTACCATATGCGGGAGTGATATCAGGGCAATCTATCGTGAACACCTCGGGAAAGGACCTGAAGGATACCAGAACGTCATTGCAGGACACGAGCCTTGTGGCCAGATTGTTGAAGAAGGCGAAGGGCTGAAGCGGTTCAAGAAAGGCGACCGTGTAGTCGTCTATCACATCAGTGGATGTGGAGTTTGCCATGAATGCCGCCAGGGCTATATGATCAGCTGCACAAGCGACAAGAGAGCTGCCTATGGCTGGCAGAGGGATGGGGGCATGGCTGAATACATGCTTTGTGACGAGAAGGATCTTGTCTACCTCCCAGAGGAGTTGACCTATGCTGATGGCGCTCAGGTTGCTTGCGGCTTTGGTACGGTCTATGAAGCCATCGAGAAAGTCGGCGTAAGCGGTAATGATGCAGTGCTGGTTGTAGGTCTTGGCCCAGTTGGCCTGGCAGCATTGATGCTTGCAAAGGCAATGGGTGCAAACAAACTCATAGGAATCGAATCCCAAAGTGCACGTATCGAGCTGGCAAAGAAGCTCGGCCTTGTTGACCATGTATTTACTCCTGCAGAAGACAATGTGGCACAAATCAAAGCTCTTACCGGAGGCAACGGTGTCGAACGCGCTTTCGATTGTTCAGCAAGTGATGCTGGTCGTGCAACTGCGATCAGGGCAACACGAAAGTGGGGCAAGATTGCACTGGTTGGAGAAGGTGGCACCGTACACTTCAACCCAAGTGAGGACATGCTGCATGACCAGAAAACCGTATACGGAAGCTGGGTGACCAGTATCTGGAAAATGGAAGATCTTGTAGAGCGACTGGTTCGCTGGGGTATCCACCCTGAAGAGCTCATCACTCATCGTTTCCCTCTTGAGAAAGCTGATGAGGCATATGCCCTGATGGCAAGTGGTGCATGTGGAAAGGTTGCTGTTTGTTTTGACGAGGAGCTTCCTAGCTAA
- a CDS encoding aldo/keto reductase — translation MQLPTRTIASTKAEIPIIGVGTFGSDHISSSEMAEAVRTALLLGYRNIDCASVYNNEKEIGEVLKSCGIKREELWITSKVWNDSHGRDNVIASAKQSLKDLQVDYLDLYLVHWPLPNFHPPHCDVTSRSPDARPYIHEEFMETWSAMEELVTMGLVRHIGTSNMTKAKMELLLASCNIRPAFNEMELHPCFQQPELLSYIKQEGIIPIGYSPLGSPNRPERDTTPEDVIDMQHPLVVEIAKRHNCHPAAICLKWAQANGIIPIPLSTKERNLRSNLESVLTDPLTEEEVLTLKDADCNNRLIKGQVFLWEGADSWHDLWDEDGTIPCPERYR, via the coding sequence ATGCAACTACCTACACGAACTATTGCGAGCACCAAAGCAGAGATACCCATCATAGGCGTGGGGACCTTTGGTTCTGACCACATTTCCAGTAGCGAGATGGCTGAAGCAGTACGAACTGCCTTGCTTCTAGGCTACCGAAACATTGACTGCGCAAGCGTATACAACAATGAGAAAGAGATTGGAGAAGTTCTGAAATCCTGTGGAATCAAGCGGGAAGAGCTCTGGATCACAAGCAAGGTATGGAATGATTCCCACGGCAGGGACAATGTTATTGCATCTGCAAAACAGTCACTCAAGGACCTGCAAGTGGACTACCTTGACCTCTACCTTGTGCACTGGCCGCTGCCGAATTTCCATCCACCACACTGTGATGTAACCAGTCGCAGCCCTGATGCAAGACCTTACATCCATGAAGAGTTCATGGAAACATGGTCTGCCATGGAGGAACTTGTGACCATGGGCCTCGTTCGTCATATCGGCACCAGCAACATGACCAAAGCAAAGATGGAATTATTGCTTGCCTCCTGCAATATCAGACCTGCCTTCAATGAGATGGAACTCCATCCCTGCTTCCAGCAACCAGAGTTGCTCTCCTATATCAAGCAGGAGGGAATTATTCCCATTGGGTACAGTCCCTTGGGATCCCCAAACAGGCCTGAGAGAGATACAACACCAGAGGATGTCATCGATATGCAACATCCACTTGTTGTAGAGATTGCGAAAAGGCACAACTGCCACCCTGCCGCAATCTGTCTCAAGTGGGCTCAAGCAAATGGGATTATCCCCATCCCTCTGTCCACGAAGGAAAGGAATTTGAGGAGCAATCTGGAGAGTGTCCTTACTGATCCACTCACTGAGGAGGAAGTACTCACCCTCAAGGATGCAGATTGCAATAATCGTTTGATCAAGGGACAGGTCTTCCTTTGGGAGGGGGCTGATTCTTGGCATGACCTTTGGGATGAGGATGGGACCATTCCCTGCCCAGAAAGATACCGATAA
- a CDS encoding LacI family DNA-binding transcriptional regulator has product MGKREAATIKDVANLAGVSIATVSRVLNNLGVVNPETERKVLSAVNMLHYQRNAVARSLKLRVTKSIGIIVPEISNTFFTEIVEQLEKLLGPLGYALLLCSSENSVQEEKRKLAFLLERNVDALLVIPVGDVGAHFTSPAIANIPLVMLDRKIEGLRCDVILTDNRKGAYDVTCALIREGKTNIGFLGGDNHVHTSVERLHGFLDAMHDHQLDVDPDFILLGGMTQKAGYTLMEKAFTMPKCPDTFFVVNDMVHIGATSYLMSKASREIRSKVVFSTFDYLYYAPLLKFCHYAVAQPLDQMGEMAAQLLIRRLDGDQQGFPSTVVIEPTICVMEDNGGVVTDDKSIVAFNEHSPRFNRVFS; this is encoded by the coding sequence ATGGGCAAACGAGAAGCAGCAACAATCAAGGATGTCGCGAATCTTGCTGGCGTCTCCATTGCCACTGTCAGTAGAGTTCTGAACAATCTCGGGGTGGTGAATCCAGAGACGGAAAGGAAAGTGCTTTCCGCTGTCAATATGCTGCACTATCAGCGTAATGCGGTAGCACGCTCCCTGAAACTCAGGGTAACCAAGAGTATCGGGATCATCGTCCCAGAGATTTCGAACACCTTCTTCACCGAAATAGTCGAGCAGCTGGAAAAGTTGCTCGGCCCACTTGGGTATGCACTACTGCTCTGTAGTTCAGAGAATTCAGTGCAGGAAGAAAAGCGTAAACTTGCATTTCTGCTTGAGCGAAATGTTGATGCACTTCTCGTTATTCCAGTCGGTGATGTTGGTGCACATTTTACCTCCCCGGCAATCGCAAATATTCCCCTGGTCATGCTCGACCGAAAAATTGAAGGATTGCGTTGTGATGTCATCCTTACCGACAACCGCAAGGGTGCATATGATGTGACCTGTGCGCTGATCAGGGAAGGGAAAACCAATATTGGATTTCTGGGTGGAGACAATCATGTCCATACATCGGTTGAGCGTCTCCACGGGTTCTTGGATGCAATGCATGACCACCAGCTGGATGTCGATCCCGATTTTATCCTACTTGGAGGAATGACCCAAAAGGCTGGATATACCCTTATGGAAAAAGCTTTTACGATGCCGAAATGCCCTGATACATTTTTCGTGGTAAATGATATGGTGCATATTGGGGCAACAAGCTATCTGATGAGCAAAGCTTCCAGGGAGATCCGTTCAAAGGTGGTGTTCTCCACGTTCGACTACCTCTACTATGCACCACTGCTCAAATTCTGCCACTATGCAGTAGCACAGCCTCTCGACCAGATGGGTGAAATGGCTGCCCAACTCCTGATCCGTCGTCTTGATGGTGATCAGCAAGGATTTCCTTCCACCGTCGTAATTGAACCAACCATCTGTGTGATGGAAGACAACGGTGGGGTAGTGACCGATGATAAGTCAATAGTGGCTTTCAACGAGCACTCCCCACGGTTCAATCGGGTCTTTAGCTAG
- a CDS encoding XylR family transcriptional regulator translates to MKQIGLKLRFQDGYDMAVANGVVQYARSKFDWQVRGQGPWFFSLDKEALLSCDALIARIEDDEDARFCASLGIPVVDIAGATSLKLFSQVRNDDYQTGVSAGVYLKKLGSQHLAWCGVEQVHWARERFIGFCSATSSIPEMMPSFSRSLSWWRHLYDSDADLEAWLTELPKPCSVFCCNDLSAMKVELVCQRLGIGIPEEIMVLGVDNETLLCELASPSISSIQPDCETIGYQASAMLDSLLNDEASGVHIRRIAPGPVRERESTRLFFCEDEQVAKAMQLIKAEATGGLQASEVARQATICRRSLEMRFRSVRGTTIWEEITAEKLSRAALLLTHSKESIASIAQQCGFSSIHRFYSLFKRNYHMTPQQYREKKLRD, encoded by the coding sequence ATGAAACAGATAGGATTGAAACTACGGTTCCAGGATGGTTATGACATGGCCGTTGCAAATGGGGTGGTACAGTATGCCCGCTCCAAGTTCGACTGGCAGGTGCGAGGGCAAGGTCCTTGGTTCTTCTCTCTCGACAAGGAGGCGCTTCTTTCCTGTGATGCCCTGATCGCCCGAATTGAGGATGATGAGGATGCACGGTTCTGTGCTTCACTTGGTATCCCCGTGGTCGATATTGCCGGGGCCACCTCACTGAAACTTTTCAGTCAAGTCAGAAATGATGACTACCAAACGGGGGTAAGTGCAGGTGTGTACCTGAAAAAGTTGGGAAGCCAGCATCTTGCTTGGTGTGGCGTAGAACAGGTGCATTGGGCACGAGAGCGCTTCATTGGATTCTGTAGTGCAACCTCCTCCATTCCCGAGATGATGCCGAGTTTCTCCCGCTCTCTTTCCTGGTGGAGGCATCTCTATGATTCAGATGCAGACCTGGAAGCGTGGTTGACTGAGCTTCCAAAACCCTGCAGTGTATTCTGTTGTAATGACCTTTCTGCAATGAAAGTGGAACTCGTGTGTCAACGATTGGGTATTGGCATACCTGAGGAGATTATGGTGCTGGGCGTGGACAATGAGACGTTGCTCTGTGAGTTGGCCAGTCCTTCCATCTCAAGCATTCAGCCCGATTGTGAGACGATCGGGTACCAAGCTTCTGCAATGCTCGACTCCTTGCTTAACGACGAGGCAAGCGGGGTGCATATACGTCGCATAGCTCCTGGACCGGTAAGGGAAAGGGAGAGTACCCGCCTGTTTTTTTGTGAAGATGAACAGGTGGCAAAGGCGATGCAGCTGATCAAGGCAGAAGCTACCGGAGGGTTGCAAGCGAGCGAGGTTGCGCGTCAGGCCACCATTTGCAGGCGTTCCCTGGAAATGCGCTTCCGCTCAGTACGTGGTACCACCATCTGGGAGGAGATAACTGCAGAAAAGCTTTCCAGGGCAGCTCTTCTGCTCACTCACTCAAAGGAGAGTATTGCTTCCATTGCCCAACAGTGTGGTTTCTCTTCAATACACCGTTTCTACAGCCTCTTTAAGCGCAATTATCACATGACCCCACAACAGTACCGTGAGAAAAAGCTCAGGGATTAA
- a CDS encoding fructose-6-phosphate aldolase — MLDTANLEEIKKGLETYPINGVTSNPSIIKAEGRIDFFAHMHQIRDLIGEERSLHVQVVAHDAEHIIAEAEKILSILGRNTFIKIPVTEEGLKAIKILASRQVNITATAIYTTMQGILAMLSGARYLAVYYNRMLNIDIDAAKVIKELSSLLWANSTNCQVLAASFKNLSEITTSYASGASCCTVPYSLLQTGLHMPSITRAVHDFSENWEEIYGSRTLLDF, encoded by the coding sequence ATGCTTGATACAGCTAATTTGGAAGAGATCAAGAAAGGTTTGGAAACGTATCCCATTAATGGGGTTACCTCCAACCCTTCCATCATCAAGGCAGAGGGTAGGATAGATTTCTTTGCCCATATGCACCAGATCCGTGATCTTATTGGGGAAGAGAGAAGCCTTCATGTACAGGTTGTTGCCCACGATGCGGAGCACATCATCGCCGAGGCAGAGAAAATCCTTTCAATACTGGGCAGGAATACATTCATAAAGATTCCTGTGACTGAAGAAGGCTTGAAAGCCATTAAGATTCTAGCCTCCCGCCAAGTGAATATTACCGCCACTGCAATCTATACAACCATGCAGGGTATCTTGGCGATGCTCTCTGGGGCAAGATATCTTGCTGTCTACTACAATAGGATGTTGAACATTGATATTGATGCAGCAAAGGTCATCAAGGAACTCAGCAGTCTTCTCTGGGCAAACAGTACCAACTGCCAGGTGCTCGCAGCGAGTTTCAAGAATCTCAGTGAGATAACTACCAGCTATGCCAGTGGGGCAAGCTGTTGCACCGTTCCCTATTCACTGTTGCAGACCGGACTCCACATGCCTTCCATTACCCGGGCAGTCCACGATTTTTCAGAAAACTGGGAAGAGATATATGGCAGCCGAACACTGCTCGACTTCTAA